In Drosophila miranda strain MSH22 chromosome XR, D.miranda_PacBio2.1, whole genome shotgun sequence, the genomic window ATCCCAGCATATTACCATATCTACTAAGTTGAAGAATTTGGTGTAGATCGGATCAATATAGCCAGCCGTCTTCAACGCgcttactctctctctctctctctctctctctctcttaacTGAGTACAGGGTATAAATGTAAAACCGCGGCTCACAATGTTCCCGCTCGTTTCTGTTTTCTAGTCTCAGCTTGCATCAATATATATGTTTAAGGGTATGTAAATAATGATTGGCAAAAAGCAAAAAGTATTTCTACATATTTTAGTTTATTTGAACAGACTTAAAAATTCCGCTTAGCTACACAGAAAGAGGATCAACCATATCAAACTATTCTTAAAAGGAACAAAGGTCTGCTTCGGCGCCGACAATGCAAATTTTGACTCAAGTCCGCCGTTTGATAATCTCTTGATTGGCCAACTGGAGAATACGATTGAAGTCGACTTTCATGTGGGCGCGCCAGAACTTGCAACGTCCCCACATGACGGCCGGGTAATTTGGACTCGTGATGCCATGGAATATGCGGGCAATGTTTCGTCCAGTGAATGTGTTGTCGGGGTACATGTTGATCAGGGAATGAACATCATCAACGATGCTTTCATCCGGCACATTGCTGGGCTGTAATGAATATTGTATGTTATATTTCAGGAGTTTGCCCTAGGAAGATATGCATTTTCCTTACCTCGATTTCCAGTTCAAGATCCTGCGGATAGTCGTTGAGGAAGTAATTCCTCACAATGGCCTTCAGTTGTGTGCATCGGTCCTGGGGAAAGTCCGCACTACAGCAGTGGTGACACGAACTGTAGGCCACGGCAGCCAGGCCATGGGCTACGTACTGCAGCTGAATCAGCTGTGTCTTTTCCTGCTTGACGGAGCGCGTGTAGAGCGTATCCAGGGCATTATCAATCTCCGTTTCGGTGAAGTCACCGGGCACCTTAATTCGGAAGCCCAAATCATAGAAACTGACAGTGATGGGCGAACGCTTTGGATATCCACCAACTGCCAAAAGGGATGGGAGAGAATGATAGAAAGCTTTCATATTTAATCCTCACTGTTATTCTTACCTTTTATCCATTCCAGGTCCTTCAGCTGGTACTTGACCACACCGCTGTTCCACCCAATGCCGGCGGCAATATCCGTCACCGAAAACTCGATGATATTCGAGTCATCCTTGAAGGTCTTGCCCTTAATCTGCAGGGCAATGGCCATGGCCAGTGGCGGACACTCTTTGGCAGCATGCCTGCCAAAGGGGAGAATATAGAGGATTTCTTTCACTTCAAGATTGTCACACACTTACTTTAGATACTTTGGGCCGCCGTAGGAGATCACCTTGGCCATGATATACGCTGAGCTGAGGACATTTATGCACCAACGCGGCTCGAGTTCCATGTAGCAGAGCAGCGTTGATATATTCTCGGCGGGAATGTCCAGAGCTTCAACGGTCTTCTCCACAGAGAAGCCAATCTCATGCCCAGGACAGATGTGGTACCGGGTTCCGTCTGCTTCTATAGCTGTGGCTTGCGGTTCTGTTCCTTTCGGCAGTTGCTTCTCACAGCTGCAGGGTACAAAGATCTTTTGCAGCAGCTTCCTTATCACATGGCGATCAATGGAATTGGCGTATACATGACGCCGCAGCTCGCCCTGGTCGCCGCCCCTCGCGTCCAGAAAGAGATGGCAGTGGGCATGCAAGCCATCGCGACCAGCGCGTCCGATCTCCTGCACATAGCTCTCGAAATTGCGCGGCATATTGTAGTGGATAACAGCCCGAATGTCCGGCTTATTGATGCCCATGCCAAAGGCAATGGTGGCCACCACAATGCGCAGCTCATTCCCCATAAAGGCCTTCTGGATGGTGCGGCGCCGCGAGGCGGGCATTCCCGCATGGTACGGCTCGGCCTGCCAGTTCACACGCTTGCGCTTCTTCCCCTGTTCCTGGGCTCCACCTGGTTTCCTGCGATCCTGCACACAGGTGCGTATGAAACCGGCAATCCGCTCACACTCATCACGACGCGTGCAGTAGATGATGATCGACTGGCAGGACTCGAATCTGAAAGGATGTATAAGGGTTGGCTCGTAATGTTTAGAGAATGGATAATCGATTGAATACCTCTCACTGTTGAGCAGTTGCAGCAGTGCTGCATCGCGATTTTCATCCTTGGACACGGACAGGACCAGATTATCTGGCAAGGGAGTGTCACTAATGATGCCCCGCTCCCCATCCGTGATGCCCAAGTGATTGATGATGCTCACCCTCGTGGGCAGCGTGGCCGTCGCTGTGAGACCCAACACTGTCTGCACGCCAAGATTCTTCTTCAAGACCTTGCAGATCATCAGGTAGCTGGGTCGAAAATTATGGCTCCACTGGGACACGCAATGTGCCTCGTCGATGCACGCAAAGGCAATGGGCGGCAGCTTACGCAGAATGGCCCCAAACCCTGTGGCACGCTCCCCCGACACAACGGCCTCGGGCGACACCAGGAGAATGTCAATCTCTCCGTTGGCAATCATCTCCTGCACCTTGATGCGCTGCTGGGGCGTCTGGTTGGTGTGCAGGCAGTGGGCGCGAAGAAACTGCGGCACCCCCGTCACCTGATCCTCCATCAGCGACACCAGCGGCGAGATGACCAGCGTGATGGCACCCCTCTGCCGATTGTACAGATACGCGGGCAATTGGTAGCACAACGACTTGCCACTGCCAGTGCTTAGGGTGACCAAAGAGGAGAGTCCAGAGAGTGTGCGCATAACGGCACGATCCTGACCTAAGAATCATGATCAATCAAATAGGCATGAAATGACTGCTGATTGCTCCACTATAGCTTACCTTTACGAAAGTTGCTGTGGCCAAACATGTGTAGGGCTTCCAGTACCTCTGGTGTTGCAGCCTGAACACTGCCGTCGGGCAAAAGATCGTACAATGGCTGCACTCCGCCATGCTGGCTGCGACTGGAGCCCCCAGTCGTCGAAGTGGAGGCGCCATCCAGGCCAGCCTGTTTGAGGAACTCTTCGGGTATCTTGTGCCCCACGTAGGTCTTAATGGGTGAGATCGGAGCCTCAGCCTGCGAAGCTTCCACAGCAGCATCTAAGGCCTCAAAATCAATATCCGGATCATCGCTAGACCAGTCTGGCTCTGGTCGAGGCTGCCTCTCCCCATCGCTGTGGCTCTCGTCACTCTCATCCGAATCCTCCACCTCGTCTATTTGTAGAATGGCCGCATTGGCCGCGTGGGGCAGTCGCTCAATGTTGCGACTGTGGGCCACCAGGGCGCCCTGCGAGGCCATTTCCTGGGCCTCGGCCAGCGTGGGAAACGGCGAGGGATCCTCTTCCAACTGAGCGGAAAGCGGTAGCAGACTGTCGCCCTTCATCTTGCACTGCTGGGCAAAGTGTCCGACGCCACCGCACTGGAAGCAGGTGAGCACTCCACCATCACAGCCACCCATGTCCATGTCCGGGCCAGTCAATGCTGCTATGTGCTTCTTGTGCCTCCATTGCTGCTTCTTGTATTTGGTAAAATTCACCGATTTTTTACCTCTCACAAATTTCTTTTTCTGTATGTTGATGGTTACAAAGTTCTCGTTCAGTTTGCCCGAGGCCACACGCTCCTCTAGCTTCTTTCTGGCTGCAGCTCGCTTCTCATTCACTGGGAAGTTGCCTCCTCCTCCGGCCATTGTAGGCGTGGCAAAGGTACTTATATAGCGCTGGGCTGTTTTGTCTACCAGTTCCAGTTCCCGGGGATTGATGCGTGGCACGGAGGTTACATCGCCCGCCTCCAGAGCAAGCATATATTTGAGATCTTCTGGATTCAGGGGCTGGCTCTGTTCTTCTTCCTCTTGTTCGGGCACTGACTCTGCAGGTGGAGGAGCTTTCTTTGATTTGGTCTTCTTCTCAGCCATTGGCTTTTTCTCTGCCTTCGGCTTCTTCTCTGCTTTTGGCTTCTTCTCTGCTTTTAGCTGCTTTTCTGCCTTTGGCTTCTTTTCTGCTTTGGGCTTCTGGGTAGTTTGTCTTTTGCCAGCTGCTTGCTTACGCTTTGCGTTGCCTTTCTTTACTCCATCCGGCTCGTAGGTGGCATCTTGTTCTTCATCATCCGCAGAGAAGTCATTGAGCATGGTCTCTTCTCCGGGGTCCGGTAAGGACATTTCCATCGGTTCCGAGcttgcttctgcttctgcttcgtGTACCTCTGGCTCTACCTCAGGAACAACCTTTCGTCGCTTGGCTAATTGTCGATACTCCTGCTGTTCTGGCTCTTCGTCACTTTCGGCCACAACAGAGTCGGAATCGCTGTCCGCTTCCTGCTCAACAGATGGTAACGCCACCACGTCAGTGTCTGCCACTTGCTTTGGCTCTGCCTTCACTTcaggctgctgctggtgctctTCCAAACTCCTGCTTTGCCTTAGCATGCTCAGATCGATGTTCGCCAGGCCGTAGTTGACTTTCGTGGGCAAATGATCGGCATTGTTATTGGGCTCTAGCTCTGGGCTGTGCATATCAGCGTCAAGAGTGTTTTCCTTAGTGTTCCTCTGCAGCCAGCCTTCGTCCACCTGTGTCTTGATGGCATCTTTGGGCTGATCCGTGGCTAGATGTGGATTGACAATCATGGCCAACTCTTTCTCTTTGTATTCCTGCGCCTTGCGTATGAGAATCGTCTCAAAGTCGGGCAGCTCTTCGGCGAGGTCGTCGTGCCCTGGCCGACTACCAGATGAGACAGAGGCGCCCACATTGGAGGAACAGCGTGAGAGTGGCTTGCGGGGATTGCGCTTGGCAAAGCCGCGTGTGGATTGAAATAGTTTGGCGCTAAGGCTGGGCTTTAAGCTGGCCGCCTGCTGTTTTGGCTGAGCAGAACCGTGTGGTATTGAAGAGCCCAATGgctctggctgctgcttcttgcTTACATCTGTGCCCCAGGCATTTTGATTGAGCTGCAGCTCTTCCACGGCTTCGAATTTCCTTATGACATGATTTTCATCACGATTTACGAGATTGGTTAGGGCCTGTGGATTTTGCAACTCCTCAAGATTGGAGAATCCTCCACTCTGCGCTTGCTGACTCACAATCGATGATATATCCATCGGTAGTTGGGGTGCGTTCTGCATGCTGATATCGCTGTCCAGCAGGGTGACACCCAGCTCACTTGCCTGCGACATTTCCAGTACGTCGAACCCATCCTCGCTGAGCACGTCGTTGAGGGTCTCCTCCAGAAATGAAGTCTTGAGCTTGTAATACATCTTGTAGGAGTCGCGGATGTCCTGGCCGGCCTCGCGTATGTCGTACTGTCCgcaaacaaataaacaaagtGCAGATTCTATGCGTGCTGCACTCAAATTTCAATCTCACCTTGGAGGGCACACGGCCATGCTTCTTCTTAAAGTCCCTCTCCCATAACTTGACGCGCAGCTTGTACTTTTCATATTTTTGCTTAAAGATTGGATCGTCCATGGTTAACAATACAAATTAAAACATCAACAAATGCTGCGGCAGCAACACGTCCAGAACGAATACACCTACAAAATGCATATATACAATGAGAGCGAGTGAGATGCGAGATGCCTGCCACTCCAGCTAGAGCAGCAAGCCCCGCTCAGTTTACGGTTTACGGTTAAAGCCAGCACTTACAAATTGCGAAGAAAACGTGTGAAGTGTGGTCAATAAAGGAGAGCGTGGAGCGAGGAGCGAAGGTGAGCGCGCGAGAATTTTGGGGgccgataaaatataccgtccgatcCTCAGAAATATACGAAAATATACCgtttcattttaaaaatataccgtaagtatactgacgaattcaaatTATATTATGCATCTTCCTCGTTTTAGATATTCCTTAACCGATTTgaagagagcgagagggcCAAAAACTCTCAATTAGGCCCTCAAGAGCGCCAATCGAAATTGTtggaaagcaaaaaaaaaatatatatataccattGTTCTCAAATACAccttttaaaattaaatttcatAGATGAAATTGATCAAATATATATACCGCTATACCGTCTGCTCAATTTTGACCGGAAGACCATTCCTGCCCGAATTGGAGACGAAAAGCCGAATCATTTTTTCGTCGCACGAGAGAGCAGCAGTGTGACCATACAGTATACAATACAGCGCGCGCTGCAAGACCGATCAGCTGTTTCAGTGCTGCCAGACTGTAGTATAAAGAACGACAATTTAGGTCTATTATACTCTAGTGGGTCTGTAGTGAAGCTCTGCCAGACTGTAGAATTAAGCGGGACAATTTAAACTCATTAATAAACTTATTAGCATATTTGACAAAACAATCATACGCTATGCATTCCATAATTTAAATTGTTACTAATACGCATATTATTCTTGTGTTGTTTTTATTCGTACAAAATATTCAAGCCTGGCAATTGCCAAATGCATTTTTCATAAACAAATTTTTGTAAAGAACTTTTCGTCTTGGAAAATCGCCTGTGTAGAGAAAAGCTAAGTAAAGAAGCGCCCGCCCGCACGTGATTAAAGAAAAGTTAGACTTTCAGCACAGCTGGCGGGGTGTGGGGAATTTGGTCAACGTGATTCGAACGGGGCGAGAATGTAGAAAAGACTGGTCTGGTGTGAGAAAGTGCGAGTGGTAGAGTCTTCTTACATGAGAATCAGGGCAATTTCCTCCGGCTGCATGGCCGGGCAACGCCAGTTATACAAATAGTATTGCAGGTTTCCGTCGCCGGCCCCGAACTTCAATGGTGTAAAGTACTTTTTGTTTTCCATCAGATCTAGGGCGTTGTAGACATCCATTTGAACATTACGGGCCGATATCAATGCATCGTTCATCAGGTCCAGCCAAGGGGTTTTGGTCGAAACGTTGTAGAATGAATATGCGGCCCGGACAGCCTTGTGGACCGGATGGTGCATCACAGAGGATGGCAGACAATAGTAGCTGGTCAGATCGGTGATGTTTCCCTTCTCATCAGCCACCACAAAGCAATCGATGATGCCCTCCCGGGGAGTGAACCAGTGACGGAACTCCTCTTTGCTGAATACTGGGGAGAGTGAGAATTTCTTCAGATAGTCCTCGAGCAGCTTATGGGCCTTGTCCATATCCTTGGCCGTGATGCGACGATATCCCTTGGTCTTAGTTTGATCTGGCAGTTTGTAGAGCTTCACAGTGCGCTGCATGGTCATGTTGCGGGCCAAGTGCGAGAAGCGCACATCCACCAGTTTCTTGGGATTCAGCGAACGGTGCCAGTACCGACAGGTGGCCACCGGAGTAGGCAAGACCACTCCGGCAGTATAGGCAGCTTGGAAAATACCCGTAATGTTGACGCGTCGCGTTATTTCACGTATCAAGACCGGGGCGACACGTTTGCTTCGCAATTTCTTGTGCACGCACAAGAAGTTAATGTCGACGACTTTTAAGACTTTGTCGTAGGCCTTGAGTTTGCTCGGAATGGCTGAGATGAAACCCACAAGCTTGCCGGATTTCTCAACGCGCACACCGACATGCCATTCTCTTTTCCAGCCAGGTGGCTGCAGCGACCATTTGAGGAACTCTGGTTGATAGTCGAATCGGAACATGGCGTCATCGTCCTCAACATAGTTCTCGTTCAACAGAGTATACAGTTCCTTCAGGTCATTGGTGTCGTTGAGATCCAATGTGACCCACTTGAAACCGCCGGGCAAAGTGTACGGTTCGGCTCGAATTGTGGCGACCTCCTTGTTCGGCTCAATACACTCATTGGTGGTCACTTGCTCATCCAGCTTTGTCACTGGCTGTGTGGACCAAAAGGCAAACTTTTTCGCCTGCCGGCTAGCCACCACATCAGAGACAGCCTGGAGTAAGGCCTGCTGCTTGCCTGAAAGGGAATCGGATGTATTGATTCTAATATATCTTAGGCATGCTATGCTCCTCCCACCGCGAAATATGATTCCTGACCAAACCTAACCTcatttttgtaattttaaGGATGGTCTGTTTTCggtgtgggagtgggagtggtaAAGCTTACTTGCAGCCGCCGCAGAGGTAGCGCCATTTGTGGTCTCCTGCGCCAAAGCCTCATTCTCGTTCTCAGAGTCGTGCATTTTTAAGCCGGCAATGACTTTTTCTAGCATTTCCTCCGATGCTGCCGTCACTTCTTTGACCGCCTGCGTAAGGTCCTGTGCAGCATTTTCGTCCACATCGGATGAGGCTGGCTTGTTGTTAGGCATGTTCAGCACTTCTTAATTGTTGATTGTGTAAATATTttaacaaaatataaaattgcAATGAATCGCAAAAACTACAAGCAGCTGACTCAAAAATACTAAAAGTATTTTATACACTTAGTTGGTATTTGTTTTGGGGCTGAAAGTCATTTCCTAGCCCTGCAAATACTTTCAGTAACAAATCTATCGATATCGTTTCGGGGCCTGATACCATTGTCTAAATTGTTAATATAGTTTTATAGTTTAAGAATGCAATGTGGCGATTTCAATCG contains:
- the LOC108165491 gene encoding glycylpeptide N-tetradecanoyltransferase, producing the protein MPNNKPASSDVDENAAQDLTQAVKEVTAASEEMLEKVIAGLKMHDSENENEALAQETTNGATSAAAASKQQALLQAVSDVVASRQAKKFAFWSTQPVTKLDEQVTTNECIEPNKEVATIRAEPYTLPGGFKWVTLDLNDTNDLKELYTLLNENYVEDDDAMFRFDYQPEFLKWSLQPPGWKREWHVGVRVEKSGKLVGFISAIPSKLKAYDKVLKVVDINFLCVHKKLRSKRVAPVLIREITRRVNITGIFQAAYTAGVVLPTPVATCRYWHRSLNPKKLVDVRFSHLARNMTMQRTVKLYKLPDQTKTKGYRRITAKDMDKAHKLLEDYLKKFSLSPVFSKEEFRHWFTPREGIIDCFVVADEKGNITDLTSYYCLPSSVMHHPVHKAVRAAYSFYNVSTKTPWLDLMNDALISARNVQMDVYNALDLMENKKYFTPLKFGAGDGNLQYYLYNWRCPAMQPEEIALILM
- the LOC108165482 gene encoding ATP-dependent DNA helicase Q4, with the protein product MDDPIFKQKYEKYKLRVKLWERDFKKKHGRVPSKYDIREAGQDIRDSYKMYYKLKTSFLEETLNDVLSEDGFDVLEMSQASELGVTLLDSDISMQNAPQLPMDISSIVSQQAQSGGFSNLEELQNPQALTNLVNRDENHVIRKFEAVEELQLNQNAWGTDVSKKQQPEPLGSSIPHGSAQPKQQAASLKPSLSAKLFQSTRGFAKRNPRKPLSRCSSNVGASVSSGSRPGHDDLAEELPDFETILIRKAQEYKEKELAMIVNPHLATDQPKDAIKTQVDEGWLQRNTKENTLDADMHSPELEPNNNADHLPTKVNYGLANIDLSMLRQSRSLEEHQQQPEVKAEPKQVADTDVVALPSVEQEADSDSDSVVAESDEEPEQQEYRQLAKRRKVVPEVEPEVHEAEAEASSEPMEMSLPDPGEETMLNDFSADDEEQDATYEPDGVKKGNAKRKQAAGKRQTTQKPKAEKKPKAEKQLKAEKKPKAEKKPKAEKKPMAEKKTKSKKAPPPAESVPEQEEEEQSQPLNPEDLKYMLALEAGDVTSVPRINPRELELVDKTAQRYISTFATPTMAGGGGNFPVNEKRAAARKKLEERVASGKLNENFVTINIQKKKFVRGKKSVNFTKYKKQQWRHKKHIAALTGPDMDMGGCDGGVLTCFQCGGVGHFAQQCKMKGDSLLPLSAQLEEDPSPFPTLAEAQEMASQGALVAHSRNIERLPHAANAAILQIDEVEDSDESDESHSDGERQPRPEPDWSSDDPDIDFEALDAAVEASQAEAPISPIKTYVGHKIPEEFLKQAGLDGASTSTTGGSSRSQHGGVQPLYDLLPDGSVQAATPEVLEALHMFGHSNFRKGQDRAVMRTLSGLSSLVTLSTGSGKSLCYQLPAYLYNRQRGAITLVISPLVSLMEDQVTGVPQFLRAHCLHTNQTPQQRIKVQEMIANGEIDILLVSPEAVVSGERATGFGAILRKLPPIAFACIDEAHCVSQWSHNFRPSYLMICKVLKKNLGVQTVLGLTATATLPTRVSIINHLGITDGERGIISDTPLPDNLVLSVSKDENRDAALLQLLNSERFESCQSIIIYCTRRDECERIAGFIRTCVQDRRKPGGAQEQGKKRKRVNWQAEPYHAGMPASRRRTIQKAFMGNELRIVVATIAFGMGINKPDIRAVIHYNMPRNFESYVQEIGRAGRDGLHAHCHLFLDARGGDQGELRRHVYANSIDRHVIRKLLQKIFVPCSCEKQLPKGTEPQATAIEADGTRYHICPGHEIGFSVEKTVEALDIPAENISTLLCYMELEPRWCINVLSSAYIMAKVISYGGPKYLKHAAKECPPLAMAIALQIKGKTFKDDSNIIEFSVTDIAAGIGWNSGVVKYQLKDLEWIKVGGYPKRSPITVSFYDLGFRIKVPGDFTETEIDNALDTLYTRSVKQEKTQLIQLQYVAHGLAAVAYSSCHHCCSADFPQDRCTQLKAIVRNYFLNDYPQDLELEIEPSNVPDESIVDDVHSLINMYPDNTFTGRNIARIFHGITSPNYPAVMWGRCKFWRAHMKVDFNRILQLANQEIIKRRT